A section of the Opitutaceae bacterium genome encodes:
- a CDS encoding murein L,D-transpeptidase yields the protein MPFSTIMSPRLRVLGILFSSSIVLAGAGAESWLEAQVALARAGFSSGPIDGVPGPQTQGALRAYQEREGIPVTGALDAVTRTHLTLDSPALTQVTVTDADLASLQPLSPTWLGKSQQSRLSFATILELVAERARASHRLVRSLNPEIDWEHVSAGTVVTVPSVPSVAVEGPIGEIHIHLGLRTLTARDHGGRVVIHFPVSIGREVAKRPVGELHVTVVIPNPDYTFDPAVFVESEEGRELGRRLILPPGPNNPVGVAWIGLNRPGYGIHGTPTPEQVGRTESHGCFRLANWDAETLLRLAWVGLPVLVEP from the coding sequence ATGCCGTTTTCAACCATCATGTCTCCACGACTCCGGGTTCTGGGAATCCTGTTTTCGAGTTCGATTGTGCTCGCGGGTGCGGGCGCGGAGTCCTGGCTCGAGGCACAGGTTGCGCTTGCACGGGCTGGATTTTCCTCCGGTCCCATCGATGGTGTTCCGGGCCCACAGACCCAGGGTGCGCTCCGGGCGTATCAGGAAAGGGAAGGCATCCCGGTCACCGGCGCTCTTGATGCCGTGACGCGGACGCACCTGACCCTGGATTCTCCCGCGCTCACCCAAGTTACGGTCACCGATGCGGATCTGGCGAGCCTGCAGCCGCTGAGTCCGACGTGGCTGGGCAAGTCACAGCAATCCCGGCTCAGTTTTGCGACGATCCTGGAACTTGTCGCGGAACGTGCGCGGGCAAGCCACAGACTCGTGCGCAGTTTGAATCCTGAAATCGACTGGGAGCATGTCTCCGCAGGCACGGTTGTCACAGTGCCTTCGGTTCCCTCCGTCGCCGTGGAGGGGCCCATTGGCGAAATCCACATCCACCTGGGTCTGCGCACCCTGACAGCCCGAGATCACGGCGGGCGTGTGGTGATTCACTTTCCAGTCAGCATTGGCCGCGAAGTGGCCAAGCGTCCGGTGGGCGAACTGCATGTCACGGTGGTGATACCGAATCCGGATTATACGTTCGATCCCGCGGTATTTGTTGAATCTGAGGAGGGTCGTGAACTCGGCCGCAGGCTGATCCTGCCTCCCGGCCCCAACAATCCCGTGGGTGTTGCGTGGATCGGCCTCAATCGTCCCGGCTACGGCATTCATGGAACGCCCACTCCGGAGCAGGTGGGCCGAACCGAGTCCCATGGATGCTTCCGCCTTGCCAACTGGGATGCGGAAACGCTGCTGCGCCTGGCGTGGGTGGGGCTGCCCGTGTTGGTTGAGCCCTGA
- the atpE gene encoding ATP synthase F0 subunit C, whose product MISTILAEVSGSIQGALGCLGAALGVGLVGTKAVEAVGRNPGASGKILVQAIIGMALAEAVAFYALFLGK is encoded by the coding sequence ATGATCAGCACAATCCTAGCCGAAGTTTCCGGCAGTATTCAGGGCGCGCTCGGCTGTCTCGGCGCCGCTCTTGGCGTAGGTCTCGTCGGCACCAAGGCCGTTGAAGCGGTCGGTCGCAATCCCGGCGCTTCCGGCAAGATCCTGGTTCAGGCCATCATCGGCATGGCGCTCGCTGAGGCGGTGGCGTTCTACGCCTTGTTCCTCGGCAAATAA
- the atpF gene encoding F0F1 ATP synthase subunit B, with the protein MLFVAAVEAAGQAHNASSDITKIAQDFGIDLPLILAQAVNFSVVAALLWYFAFKPVMATIEERKAKIAAGLKFADDAKAQLASAQQENAAMLKQTQAEAARIIDEARKTAKEFAERETAAATERANGIITKAQQAIDLEHRKMLEQARGEIARLVIATTQRVLAKELTDAERGRYNDAAARELSSVQ; encoded by the coding sequence ATGCTATTCGTCGCTGCCGTTGAAGCCGCAGGCCAGGCCCACAATGCGTCCTCCGACATCACCAAGATCGCCCAGGATTTCGGCATCGATCTGCCCCTCATTCTGGCGCAGGCCGTCAATTTTTCGGTCGTTGCCGCGCTTCTCTGGTATTTCGCCTTCAAGCCGGTGATGGCGACGATCGAGGAGCGCAAGGCGAAGATCGCCGCCGGTCTCAAGTTTGCCGACGACGCCAAGGCCCAGCTCGCCAGCGCCCAGCAGGAGAACGCAGCGATGCTGAAGCAAACGCAGGCCGAGGCGGCGCGCATCATCGATGAGGCGCGCAAGACGGCCAAGGAGTTCGCCGAGCGCGAAACCGCGGCCGCGACCGAGCGCGCCAACGGCATCATCACCAAGGCCCAGCAGGCCATTGATCTCGAACACAGGAAAATGCTCGAACAGGCGCGCGGCGAAATCGCCCGCCTTGTCATTGCGACGACCCAGCGGGTGCTCGCGAAGGAGCTGACCGACGCGGAACGCGGCCGTTACAATGACGCGGCGGCGCGTGAACTCAGCAGCGTCCAATAG
- a CDS encoding F0F1 ATP synthase subunit delta: MSAQKKQVQQLARQLFALSLADGRLSAERVTGVLEYLDKHPPAHPMAVLVAYRRLVAAEFARGRAVVEHAGPLGAGVLASIETAMTRRYQRPIAAVAKDAPGLLAGVRVRVGDDVYESSVANQLAGLSV, encoded by the coding sequence ATGTCCGCGCAAAAGAAGCAAGTCCAGCAACTCGCCCGCCAGCTTTTCGCGCTGAGCCTTGCCGACGGCAGGCTTTCCGCCGAGCGCGTCACGGGTGTTTTGGAATACCTGGACAAGCATCCTCCGGCACACCCGATGGCGGTGCTTGTCGCCTACCGCCGCCTTGTCGCCGCGGAATTCGCGCGCGGGCGCGCCGTGGTCGAGCACGCCGGCCCTCTGGGCGCGGGAGTCCTGGCTTCAATTGAAACAGCCATGACGCGCCGTTATCAGCGCCCCATTGCAGCGGTCGCCAAGGACGCCCCCGGCCTGCTTGCCGGCGTGCGTGTGCGCGTGGGCGACGATGTCTACGAGTCGTCCGTAGCCAACCAGCTGGCCGGCCTTTCTGTGTGA
- a CDS encoding lactonase family protein, whose protein sequence is MNFRVGLLFSFLLLLINSSRAYAEVFHVYFGTGGRGADGIYHSKFDTSSGRLEPATRVAAASNPGFLALHPSGRILYTVATLDSIPVVAAYGINADGSLAFIEKSPIGDGAAAHIAVHPSGRFLLTAQYGGGSVALFPLDANGRLGSAQLTRHLGASRTFARRQDSPHPHWCGFSPDGRFALVPDLGADRIVIYRVDPDKPAITPHGFAQSTPGAGPRHLRFSPDGRFIYLLEELSLTVTTFEWDAAAGTARKLATVPTLSEDVKAQETSNLAAEILVHPGGRFIYASNRGNDSVTVFHADPATAALKVVQVQPVRGAYPRNINLAPGAAWLLAAGQDSSTVSVHKVDPESGKLTFQTRGVINLPAPICVLFVKTTAQVQ, encoded by the coding sequence ATGAATTTTCGCGTCGGACTCCTCTTCTCGTTCCTGCTGCTTCTTATCAATAGTTCACGGGCTTACGCCGAAGTCTTTCATGTGTATTTTGGTACTGGCGGCCGCGGCGCCGACGGAATCTACCACTCCAAGTTTGACACTTCATCCGGCAGACTCGAACCAGCCACGCGTGTTGCTGCCGCATCCAACCCGGGATTTCTCGCGCTGCACCCAAGCGGTCGAATTCTCTACACAGTGGCAACCCTCGACAGCATTCCAGTGGTGGCCGCTTATGGGATCAATGCCGACGGCTCTCTCGCATTCATCGAAAAGTCCCCCATCGGGGACGGTGCTGCCGCTCACATCGCCGTGCATCCGTCCGGCAGGTTCCTGCTGACGGCTCAATACGGCGGGGGATCGGTCGCGCTTTTTCCCTTGGACGCCAATGGCCGCCTGGGATCCGCACAACTGACCAGGCACTTGGGAGCATCCCGGACCTTCGCGAGGCGCCAGGACTCACCTCACCCCCATTGGTGCGGCTTTTCTCCAGATGGGAGATTCGCGCTCGTTCCCGATCTCGGGGCCGATCGCATCGTCATCTATCGGGTCGATCCGGATAAGCCTGCAATCACTCCGCACGGATTCGCCCAATCCACTCCCGGCGCCGGACCACGCCACCTGCGTTTCTCCCCGGACGGGCGTTTCATCTATTTGCTGGAAGAGCTGTCTCTCACAGTCACGACGTTTGAATGGGACGCCGCAGCAGGCACCGCGCGCAAACTCGCGACAGTCCCCACCCTGAGCGAGGACGTGAAAGCGCAGGAAACCTCCAACCTCGCGGCGGAAATCCTGGTTCATCCCGGCGGGCGTTTTATTTATGCCTCCAATCGGGGCAATGACTCGGTGACAGTGTTCCATGCGGATCCCGCGACCGCAGCTCTGAAAGTCGTGCAGGTCCAACCTGTCCGCGGGGCCTACCCACGAAACATCAATCTTGCACCCGGAGCCGCATGGCTGCTCGCCGCAGGACAGGATTCAAGCACCGTCTCGGTGCACAAAGTGGATCCGGAATCCGGAAAACTGACCTTTCAAACGAGGGGCGTGATCAATCTGCCGGCACCCATCTGCGTCCTATTCGTGAAAACTACGGCGCAAGTTCAATAA
- the atpB gene encoding F0F1 ATP synthase subunit A, which yields MTRVHKSALLASLFALGMPAYAAGDSHGVVPAAEVLFQLGPMPVTNSMVTSWVVAAVLIIAIRLAVGRPKLVPSRGQSLIESLVEGVMDLTSPIVGSKVARATFPLLMGLFIYILIQNWSGLFPGVGTVKIFDHDGHLWRDFVRPGNADMNSTIALALISFLAWIYFVVRYAGPKVIIYDIFGNKADKKEVPAAIYYFLFLIFFAVGIIELISIAFRPVSLSFRLFGNVFGGENLLHTMSGMLKWGLPIPFYFLEILIGFVQALVFTLLVSVYIGLICNHGDGHEEGHGTGGHGHDKAAGAHH from the coding sequence ATGACACGGGTCCATAAATCAGCCCTTCTTGCCAGCCTGTTTGCACTCGGCATGCCGGCTTATGCAGCGGGGGATTCCCATGGTGTTGTACCGGCGGCAGAGGTGCTGTTTCAGCTGGGGCCAATGCCGGTGACGAACAGCATGGTGACGAGCTGGGTGGTCGCTGCGGTTTTGATCATTGCCATCCGCCTGGCGGTAGGTCGCCCCAAACTTGTGCCATCCCGCGGTCAATCGCTGATTGAAAGCCTGGTGGAGGGAGTGATGGATCTGACGTCGCCGATCGTTGGCAGCAAGGTTGCCCGAGCCACCTTTCCGCTGCTGATGGGATTGTTCATCTATATCCTCATCCAGAACTGGAGCGGGCTTTTTCCCGGAGTTGGCACGGTGAAGATATTCGACCACGATGGGCACCTGTGGCGTGACTTCGTTCGTCCGGGCAATGCGGACATGAACAGCACGATCGCTCTCGCTCTCATTTCCTTCCTGGCCTGGATCTATTTCGTCGTCCGCTATGCGGGCCCGAAGGTCATCATTTATGACATCTTCGGCAACAAAGCTGACAAGAAGGAAGTGCCGGCTGCGATCTACTACTTTCTCTTCCTCATTTTCTTTGCGGTGGGCATCATAGAGCTCATTTCCATCGCGTTTCGTCCGGTGTCCCTCTCCTTCCGTCTTTTTGGCAATGTGTTTGGCGGTGAGAACCTGCTGCACACCATGTCCGGCATGCTGAAGTGGGGACTTCCGATCCCGTTCTACTTCCTTGAGATTCTCATCGGCTTTGTCCAGGCCTTGGTCTTCACGCTCCTGGTCAGTGTCTACATCGGGCTGATCTGCAATCATGGCGACGGTCATGAGGAAGGTCATGGGACTGGGGGGCACGGTCACGACAAGGCTGCGGGAGCGCATCATTGA